The following coding sequences lie in one Nakaseomyces glabratus chromosome K, complete sequence genomic window:
- the VTS1 gene encoding Vts1p (CAGL0K09922g~Ortholog(s) have RNA binding, flap-structured DNA binding activity, role in nuclear-transcribed mRNA poly(A) tail shortening, positive regulation of endodeoxyribonuclease activity and P-body, cytosol, nucleus localization), producing the protein MLANKFDEMHHPVPDSSMNGNPLCNSSANVGQGNRNSNPIQSRGTGHSSSPIYNNPLRTAHPGAVLLSPQSSSLNIIDTTVGNAMSPTVPSSAASSIFFNDFGLDSSTNLNKSAMNANSNRPMTTIPLSSNSTSQSYTLSFQQENKKTNSNSTLNNVNNGLVTAGSVSNSHNNIFLDSFLSHDNTMQPNNSSNNNNNNNQNANNSLNFNTDVNQLCTWMSMLTANQQSVVMDNIISVLNESTLNYTKMKLDTMFGTTSSSPTSAEAMQNLGQPKESGNQNSNQNNIASPIPSTLDSVFANNSMKYLQSQSTSGSNHFHQAFNSKGSSMNWSSQASNIQNPAYDYLNDYRQRPKSAEPPLSHQTHYQPSNLSISQFKPQNSNGNSSNTNTNRNLNNSNNSNNNSTANNNNIGSNNTKRMNDITNSADVPVTSSFQNLTLNNQNGSTTTSSNNGNSSSGASSNSSMNPKSLTDPKLLNNIPIWLKTLRLHKYSDILNDLSWEKLIYLEDEDLLKRGVLALGARRKLLKAFTIVRDYKNRDLIDNSAYLNIK; encoded by the coding sequence ATGCTGGctaataaatttgatgagATGCATCACCCGGTGCCTGATTCCAGTATGAACGGTAATCCGTTGTGTAATAGTAGTGCGAATGTTGGGCAGGGGAACAGGAATAGCAACCCGATACAGAGCAGGGGCACGGGCCACAGCTCTAGTCCGATTTACAACAACCCGTTGCGTACCGCCCACCCTGGTGCTGTTCTGTTGTCGCCACAGTCCTCCTCATTGAACATCATCGATACAACTGTTGGAAATGCGATGTCGCCTACCGTGCCATCTTCTGCGGCGTCctctattttctttaacGACTTTGGACTGGATTCGTCCACTAACTTGAACAAGTCTGCCATGAACGCCAACAGCAACCGTCCGATGACTACTATCCCATTGTCCTCTAATTCCACAAGCCAGTCTTACACTCTTTCATTCCAGCAGgagaacaaaaaaacaaacagcAATTCTACACTAAACAATGTTAATAACGGTTTGGTCACAGCAGGTTCTGTTTCCAACTCtcataataatatatttctggACTCATTTTTAAGCCATGATAACACAATGCAACCTAataacagcagcaacaacaacaacaacaacaatcaAAATGCTAATAATTCTTTGAACTTCAACACTGATGTCAACCAACTGTGCACCTGGATGTCGATGCTGACCGCAAACCAACAGAGTGTTGTCATGGATAACATTATCTCGGTGCTAAACGAAAGCACTCTCAACTACACCAAGATGAAGCTAGACACCATGTTTGGCACAACCTCGTCCTCTCCAACTAGTGCTGAGGCCATGCAAAACCTGGGCCAGCCAAAGGAAAGCGGTAACCAAAACAGCAACCAGAACAACATCGCTTCACCCATCCCAAGCACCCTCGATTCTGTATTTGCCAATAACTCCATGAAGTACTTGCAATCTCAGTCAACTAGCGGTAGCAATCACTTCCACCAAGCTTTCAATAGCAAAGGAAGTAGCATGAACTGGTCATCCCAGGCTTCAAACATACAAAATCCTGCCTACGATTACTTAAATGATTATCGCCAGAGACCAAAATCTGCAGAACCTCCACTATCTCACCAGACTCACTACCAACCATCCAACTTGAGTATCTCGCAGTTCAAACCACAGAATTCCAACGGTAACTCATCcaacacaaacacaaataGAAACTTGAataacagcaacaacagtaacaacaacagcaccgccaacaacaataacattGGAAGTAACAACACCAAGAGAATGAACGACATCACTAATTCTGCGGATGTACCTGTTACAAGCTCATTCCAGAACTTGACTCTGAATAACCAAAATGGTTCGACAACCACATCCTCTAACAATGGCAATTCAAGTTCTGGTGCCTCAAGTAACAGTTCAATGAACCCAAAGAGCTTAACTGATCCAAAATTGTTGAATAACATTCCTATTTGGCTAAAAACGTTAAGACTACATAAATACTCAGACATCCTGAATGATTTAAGCTGGGAGAAGTTGATTTACTTGGAAGACGAAGACTTATTAAAACGTGGTGTTTTAGCTTTAGGTGCGCGCAGGAAGTTACTAAAGGCATTCACCATTGTTAGAGATTACAAGAACCGTGATCTAATAGATAATTCAGCATATTTAAACATTAAATAA
- the PDE2 gene encoding 3',5'-cyclic-nucleotide phosphodiesterase PDE2 (CAGL0K09944g~Ortholog(s) have 3',5'-cyclic-AMP phosphodiesterase activity) → MTTLFIIGTEPQNIAENSAQVDVFDRIITLKDVDSLIDKIYTDRLAPRLKAFAYETSLSVVCFNGNNISGISPDNLDRILKRFLPALNITVVQSIEFLNDKDFMDSIRNNKVIGNDTILRINHWVYHQHDKPTGDSNDTCYTNLYSLMSHLTTSNSFAKNEPIPRIIRNINFREYFNDIYGQYDSDTVMEKHFIDTLSTWNFCAIKFTTKELILCAFFLLRSLSKRANVLISDNKLLLLLITIEASYHQINKFHNFRHAVDVMQATWQICSNLGGNGSIDLSPLTVLLLSMSAIGHDIGHPGTNNQLLCQHESFLATNFDNKSVLENFHNTLFQNLLVDHWPQILKAARYKTVQSGEINVTDIPFVNLKKSNNINENDDNDKKMTINVITNAILATDMAMHAKYVDKLDELLKVPQHLLPLPTLIAVIIKAADISNVTRPLSISARWAFLITLEFNDCSLLDKYASDVKEDGTSSKTACYNSNGKQRVTDPEYYKRNSPEYIVDLVLNREEEDDEKYLKRLLQSYPNIPQGQIFFINTFAGKFFGRLGELFPELQFLSNNVNSNKSYWESMVAKN, encoded by the coding sequence ATGACGACACTTTTCATTATTGGAACAGAACCACAAAATATTGCTGAAAATTCGGCACAGGTCGATGTCTTTGACCGAATCATTACCCTAAAAGATGTTGATTCGTTAATCGACAAAATATACACTGATAGGCTGGCACCTAGGTTAAAGGCATTTGCCTATGAAACATCACTCTCTGTAGTTTGTTTTAATGGCAATAACATTAGTGGGATTTCTCCAGATAACTTGGATCGAATACTGAAAAGGTTTTTGCCTGCACTGAATATAACTGTGGTACAGTCTATTGAGTTTTTGAATGATAAAGATTTTATGGACTCCATTAGAAACAATAAAGTTATAGGAAATGACACTATTTTACGGATAAATCATTGGGTGTATCACCAACATGACAAGCCAACAGGGGATAGTAATGACACATGTTATACAAATTTATACTCATTGATGAGTCATTtaacaacttcaaataGTTTCGCAAAAAATGAACCGATTCCTAGAATTATCAGGAATATAAATTTCAGGGAGTATttcaatgatatatatggaCAATATGATTCCGACACGGTAATGGAGAAGCATTTCATTGATACCTTAAGCACATGGAACTTCTGTGCCATAAAATTTACAACAAAAGAACTAATATTATGTGCTTTTTTTCTCCTAAGAAGTCTTTCTAAAAGAGCCAACGTCTTGATATCAGATAATAAGCTGCTATTATTGCTGATAACAATCGAAGCATCATACcatcaaataaataagtTCCATAACTTTAGACACGCTGTTGATGTCATGCAGGCCACATGGCAGATCTGCTCAAACTTAGGTGGAAACGGTTCTATTGATCTATCTCCTCTAACTGTTCTATTACTATCAATGTCTGCAATTGGGCATGATATAGGGCATCCTGGGACTAACAATCAATTGTTGTGTCAACATGAATCATTCCTTGCAACAAATTTTGACAATAAATCGGTTCTAGAGAACTTCCATAATACACTATTTCAAAATCTACTGGTCGATCATTGGCCACAAATACTTAAAGCGGCAAGATATAAAACCGTTCAAAGTGGAGAAATTAATGTGACAGATATTCCATTTGTTAATTTAAAGAAATCCAACAACATTAACGagaatgatgataatgataaaaaaatgactATCAATGTAATCACCAATGCAATCCTAGCTACTGATATGGCAATGCATGCTAAATATGTTGATAAGCTTGACGAATTGCTGAAAGTACCGCAGCATTTATTACCATTACCGACACTCATAGCAGTTATTATTAAAGCAGCTGATATATCCAATGTGACAAGACCTCTCAGTATATCAGCAAGGTGGGCATTTCTCATTACGCTTGAATTTAATGACTGTAGTCTTTTAGATAAATATGCCTCAGATGTGAAGGAAGATGGCACATCTTCAAAAACAGCATGTTATAACTCAAATGGCAAGCAGAGGGTGACAGATCCAGAATACTACAAAAGGAACTCACCTGAGTATATTGTTGATCTTGTACTAAATCgcgaagaagaagacgatgAGAAATACTTGAAAAGGTTATTACAAAGCTATCCTAATATACCGCAGGGAcaaattttctttatcaacaCATTTGCTGGCAAGTTTTTTGGAAGGTTAGGAGAATTGTTCCCAGAGCtgcaatttctttctaaTAACGTCAATTCCAATAAATCGTACTGGGAATCAATGGTTGCTAAGAACTAG
- the PRT1 gene encoding translation initiation factor eIF3 core subunit b (CAGL0K09966g~Translation initiation factor eIF3 subunit) → MAAAEIKLEDIPVDDIDFTDLEKEYSVDDEFKFDNYVVVTGAPVIPESKVPVLKKALGGLFSKAGKVVDMEFPLDDDKKSKGFLFVECGSDVDAKKIIKAFHGKRLDLKHRLFLYSMRDVEKLSEQGAGEFVEPELPGFVPTSTLKSWLADEDGRDQFVIQKDNLTGIFWNSMHESEDDVVESRTNWSTNYVRFSPRGTYLFSYHPQGVTSWGGPQFDRLRRFYHPNVRTSSVSPDEHYLVTFSPEPIELDDSVPESPFTKRNEGHHICVWEIDTGLLCASFPLTKNPNLQWPFVKFSYNDKYCARFVGDRLAVYDCTNKFSLLEAPALKVSGIRDFSFAPTGVELQPFNKNDEPSVLLSYWTPETNNSACTASVVQVPRGRVLKTVNLVQVSNVTTYWPEGGEYLVFNVERHTKSKKTLFSNLQICKLTEKDIPVEKIEVKDRIMEVGWEPHGHRFITISTTEGPDDNIAIPKNVVRFYAPEKKEGVKNKIVVKRWVVIKEIEKKFYNTVSWSPAGRFVTVCALVKPNMRKSEFQFFDLDYPGEKNLNERKDVLATLKDVGESNYGAATDLCWDPSGRFLTAWSSSLKHKMENGYKMFNIAGVIIKEDILPNMKNFAWRPRPESLLSNAEKKKVRKTLKEWSAEFDEQDAMANDSAVRDLILKQRAMLKEWREYRAAKAQTTTIFDIAPWLDTTKDHEDFVKIEEIKEEIVEEIKEKL, encoded by the coding sequence ATGGCTGCCGCTGAGATCAAGCTGGAAGACATTCCTGTTGATGACATTGACTTCACTGATTTGGAGAAGGAGTACTCTGTTGATGATGAGTTCAAGTTTGACAATTACGTTGTAGTTACTGGTGCGCCAGTTATTCCAGAGTCCAAGGTCCCTGTTTTGAAGAAGGCTTTGGGTGGTCTTTTCTCGAAGGCCGGTAAGGTTGTCGACATGGAGTTCCCATTGGATGACGACAAGAAGAGCAAAGGTTTCCTGTTTGTGGAGTGTGGTTCAGATGTTGATGCCAAGAAGATCATCAAGGCTTTCCATGGTAAGCGTTTGGATTTGAAGCACCGTCTGTTCCTTTACAGCATGCGCGATGTTGAGAAGTTGAGCGAGCAAGGTGCTGGTGAGTTTGTCGAACCAGAGTTGCCTGGTTTTGTACCAACTTCTACATTGAAGTCCTGGTTGGCTGACGAGGACGGAAGAGACCAATTCGTCATCCAGAAGGATAACTTGACCGGTATCTTCTGGAACTCTATGCATGAAAGCGAGGACGATGTTGTTGAATCTCGTACCAACTGGTCCACCAACTACGTTAGGTTCTCTCCAAGAGGTACTTACTTATTCTCATACCATCCTCAAGGTGTTACCTCATGGGGTGGTCCTCAGTTTGACCGTTTGAGAAGATTCTATCATCCAAACGTCAGAACTTCCTCTGTTTCCCCAGATGAACATTATCTAGTTACTTTCTCCCCAGAGCCAATTGAACTGGACGACTCTGTCCCAGAATCTCCTTTCACAAAGCGTAACGAAGGTCACCATATCTGTGTGTGGGAAATCGACACCGGTCTATTGTGTGCTTCTttcccattgaccaagaACCCTAACTTGCAATGGCCATTCGTTAAGTTCTCTTACAACGACAAATACTGTGCTAGATTTGTTGGTGACAGATTGGCAGTTTACGACTGTACTAACAAGTTCTCCTTGCTAGAAGCCCCAGCACTAAAGGTCTCTGGTATCAGAGACTTCTCCTTCGCACCAACTGGTGTTGAGTTGCAACCTTTCAACAAGAACGACGAACCATCTGTTCTGTTATCTTACTGGACTCCTGAAACAAACAACAGTGCTTGTACAGCCTCTGTTGTTCAAGTTCCTAGAGGCCGTGTCCTAAAGACAGTCAACCTTGTGCAAGTTTCTAACGTTACCACTTACTGGCCGGAAGGTGGTGAATACCTTGTTTTCAACGTTGAGCGTCACACTAAATCCAAGAAGACTTTATTCAGTAACTTGCAAATCTGTAAATTGACTGAAAAGGACATACCTGTCGAGAAGATCGAGGTCAAGGACAGGATCATGGAAGTTGGCTGGGAACCTCATGGACACAGATTCATCACTATCTCTACCACAGAAGGTCCAGACGATAACATTGCCATTCCAAAGAACGTCGTTAGGTTCTACGCACcagagaagaaagaaggtGTTAAGAACAAGATCGTCGTTAAGAGATGGGTTGTCATCAAGGAAATCGAAAAGAAGTTCTACAACACCGTTTCCTGGTCGCCAGCTGGTAGATTTGTTACAGTCTGTGCCTTGGTTAAGCCAAACATGCGTAAGTCTGAATTCCAGTTCTTCGACTTGGATTACCCAGGTGAGAAGAACTTGAACGAACGTAAGGATGTTCTTGCCACTCTGAAGGACGTTGGTGAATCCAACTACGGTGCTGCCACTGATCTATGTTGGGACCCATCTGGTAGATTCTTGACCGCTTGGTCCAGTTCCCTAAAACACAAGATGGAGAACGGTTACAAGATGTTCAATATCGCCGGTGTTATCATCAAGGAAGACATTCTTCCAAACATGAAGAATTTTGCTTGGAGACCAAGACCAGAAAGCTTGTTGTCCAACGCcgaaaagaagaaggtcAGAAAGACATTGAAGGAGTGGTCCGCCGAATTCGACGAGCAAGACGCTATGGCCAACGACAGTGCCGTCAGAGACTTGATCTTGAAGCAACGTGCTATGTTGAAGGAATGGCGTGAATACAGAGCCGCTAAGGCCCAAACAACCACCATCTTTGACATTGCTCCTTGGTTAGACACCACTAAGGACCATGAAGACTTCGTCaagattgaagaaattaagGAAGAAATCGTAGAAGAAATCAAGGAAAAGTTGTAA
- the TVP23 gene encoding Tvp23p (CAGL0K09988g~Ortholog(s) have role in vesicle-mediated transport and endoplasmic reticulum, integral component of Golgi membrane localization), whose protein sequence is MDHVRNFYDTILRSSHPLLMAFHLAGKAAPLAFYIAGFLFPSFTALFITIVLLLAADFYFTKNISGRRLVQLRWWYDSSATSTETFTFESHKQYTAGPPINPIDSKLFWWSMYLTPAIWFVLGILAILRLKLITFILIAVATCMTGWNTYGFRCCDRWNPNNSQSTEPFFQLPSIPGLDNITRLARFQSFFQSAAN, encoded by the coding sequence ATGGACCACGTAAGGAATTTCTATGACACTATACTGAGGTCGTCCCATCCTTTGCTGATGGCCTTTCACCTAGCAGGCAAAGCTGCTCCCCTGGCTTTCTATATTGCTGGGTTTCTGTTCCCCAGTTTCACAGCATTATTTATCACAATAGTGTTGCTGCTGGCAGCAGACTTCTATTTCACTAAGAATATCAGTGGTAGGCGATTGGTACAGCTGCGTTGGTGGTACGATTCCTCAGCAACGAGCACAGAAACATTCACATTCGAATCCCACAAACAGTATACTGCTGGGCCACCCATAAATCCAATTGACTCGAAGCTGTTCTGGTGGTCTATGTACCTGACTCCTGCAATCTGGTTTGTGCTAGGCATACTGGCTATACTAAGATTAAAACTGATCACGTTCATATTGATTGCTGTGGCCACTTGTATGACCGGATGGAACACATATGGGTTCCGCTGCTGTGATCGCTGGAACCCTAACAACAGTCAGTCAACCGAGCCATTCTTTCAACTGCCATCTATTCCAGGCCTGGATAATATCACAAGATTGGCGAGATTTCAATCATTCTTCCAATCTGCTGCTAACTAA
- the RRP8 gene encoding 25S rRNA (adenine645-N1)-methyltransferase (CAGL0K10010g~Ortholog(s) have rRNA (adenine) methyltransferase activity and role in rRNA methylation, ribosomal large subunit biogenesis), which yields MFKVEGWDIKTDKVAFSDSKKEKKAKNKKEKRTKSKKFENRDGADITDVADVQDAEARDVQDVEARNAYVDKRKVEYDKKEETNSKKRKVSKDKEEAPQPTIAQSQVAKKLTPLQQKMMAKLTGSRFRWINEQLYTISSKDALQLVKDQPQLFDEYHDGFRSQVQSWPENPVDVFVDQVRLRAKKPVNAPGGLPGLKDRKIVIADMGCGEAQLALDVNTFFKKYNKKAKKSHQRNWEVHSFDLKQANERITVADIRNVPLPDNSCTIVIFCLALMGTNFLDFIEEAYRILAPRGELWIAEIKSRFADGKGDEFVNTLKLMGFFHKKTDDENKMFTRFEFFKPPAEIIEERKAKLERRQKFIEVETEKEELEKKRSKIAEGEWLLKPCIYKRR from the coding sequence ATGTTTAAAGTAGAAGGGTGGGATATCAAGACCGACAAGGTTGCGTTTTCGGACAgcaagaaggagaagaaggcgaagaacaagaaggaGAAGCGCACCAAGAGTAAGAAGTTTGAAAACAGAGACGGTGCTGATATTACTGATGTTGCTGATGTTCAGGATGCAGAAGCTCGTGATGTTCAGGATGTGGAAGCCCGCAATGCTTATGTGGACAAAAGGAAAGTAGAGTATGACAAGAAAGAGGAGACTAATAGCAAGAAGAGGAAAGTGTCTAAGGACAAGGAGGAAGCTCCGCAGCCTACAATCGCTCAGTCCCAAGTGGCGAAGAAACTGACACCTTTGCAACAGAAAATGATGGCCAAGCTGACTGGTTCTCGTTTTAGATGGATTAATGAACAACTGTATACAATTAGCTCTAAGGATGCTTTGCAGCTGGTAAAGGATCAGCCGCAATTATTTGATGAGTACCATGATGGTTTCAGATCACAAGTGCAGTCATGGCCCGAGAACCCCGTTGATGTCTTTGTGGACCAAGTAAGACTACGTGCAAAGAAGCCGGTCAATGCGCCAGGTGGTCTACCAGGTTTGAAAGACCGTAAGATTGTAATCGCAGACATGGGTTGCGGTGAGGCGCAATTGGCTTTGGATGTCAACActtttttcaagaaatacaacAAGAAAGCCAAGAAGTCTCATCAGAGGAATTGGGAAGTGCATAGTTTTGATTTGAAGCAAGCCAATGAAAGGATAACAGTGGCCGACATCAGAAATGTTCCTCTGCCTGACAACTCCTGTACCATTGTCATATTCTGTCTTGCTTTGATGGGTACTAACTTCTTGGATTTCATTGAAGAGGCTTACAGAATACTGGCTCCAAGGGGTGAACTGTGGATTGCTGAGATCAAATCTAGATTTGCTGATGGAAAGGGTGATGAATTTGTCAACACATTGAAGCTAATGGGTTTCTTCCATAAGAAGACCGACGATGAGAATAAGATGTTCACTAGATTTGAATTCTTCAAGCCGCCAGctgaaattattgaagaaagaaaggCTAAGCTAGAAAGAAGACAGAAGTTCATTGAGGTAGAGACAGAAAAGGAAGAgttggaaaagaaaagatccAAGATTGCGGAAGGCGAATGGCTGCTGAAACCTTGTATTTACAAGAGAAGATAA
- the STN1 gene encoding Stn1p (CAGL0K10032g~Ortholog(s) have single-stranded telomeric DNA binding activity, role in filamentous growth, negative regulation of telomere maintenance via telomerase, telomere capping and CST complex localization), with protein sequence MEHGELVSEYRCYSERVSRGLYHAEVCMTVRMLHSCLDQSHARVLGGKLYWKNRAIRRLKFVGTVIGVKYMWLKGDDYAVIHLDDSSDSSILKCKCEVNQLNSFGININAGFIGSRVEVCGVYNTEFNELEVGFIGVLPSTLFSEIEHWRKCCLLLRMPDDLTDEELKASGIGDDEMQDGRDSPLDEYFSTPPQNKAQFIEKLVLRDVKDKLEITSPDPVRNESISVVDDTCDNTTLGSNTIDLRTAIEPITQPEVSGNDNFYKPATGSTSKRKLYRKLFIAIYLIPEEECTINDLARDIGITSVLKGFLDGQGHISNDDMQIILQEYLSQLITGDVLVITARNRVSLKKLHALKAYTQKRINLLLKIQALLGTVRYQDVLQSTSMAIPAETIIDAFKESLRTIDAGVAWFIETHQHSFTIHFTYSQSTQTCNN encoded by the coding sequence ATGGAACATGGCGAGCTAGTCAGCGAGTACCGGTGCTATAGCGAGCGGGTTTCGCGCGGGTTGTACCATGCTGAGGTGTGCATGACGGTGCGGATGCTGCACAGTTGTTTGGATCAGAGCCATGCGCGTGTGTTGGGTGGTAAGTTGTACTGGAAGAACCGTGCTATTAGGCGGTTGAAGTTTGTTGGTACAGTGATTGGTGTCAAGTATATGTGGCTCAAGGGAGATGACTACGCCGTAATTCATCTGGATGATTCGTCAGATTCGTCGATCCTGAAGTGCAAATGTGAAGTTAATCAATTGAACTCGTTTGGGATTAACATTAATGCTGGTTTTATCGGTTCGAGAGTGGAAGTATGTGGTGTTTACAATACCGAATTCAATGAGCTGGAAGTAGGTTTTATCGGGGTGTTGCCGAGCACGTTGTTTTCAGAGATAGAGCATTGGAGGAAATGTTGTCTACTGTTGCGTATGCCTGACGACCttactgatgaagaattaaAAGCTAGTGGGATTGGTGACGACGAAATGCAAGACGGGCGGGATTCACCACTGGATGAATATTTCAGTACACCACCTCAAAACAAAGCGCAGTTCATTGAAAAGTTAGTGCTAAGAGATGTCAAGGATAAGCTAGAGATAACAAGCCCCGATCCTGTGCGAAACGAGTCTATTAGTGTTGTGGATGACACATGCGATAATACCACGCTTGGATCTAATACCATTGACCTACGTACTGCAATAGAACCTATTACTCAACCGGAAGTAAGTGGGAATGACAATTTCTACAAACCAGCCACGGGATCGACAAGCAAGAGGAAGCTGTACCGCAAGTTATTCATTGCTATTTATCTCATCCCTGAGGAAGAGTGCACAATTAATGATTTGGCTCGTGACATCGGTATCACTAGTGTTTTAAAAGGGTTCCTTGATGGCCAAGGACACATATCAAATGATGATATGCAAATTATCTTACAGGAGTACCTGTCACAACTTATCACTGGCGATGTGTTGGTCATCACTGCGAGAAACCGAGTGTCATTAAAGAAACTACATGCGTTGAAAGCATACACACAGAAGAGAATAAACCTCCTGCTGAAAATACAAGCACTTCTCGGTACAGTCAGGTATCAGGATGTCCTACAGTCCACATCTATGGCCATCCCTGCGGAGACAATCATAGACGCATTCAAAGAGTCATTGAGAACCATCGATGCGGGCGTCGCGTGGTTCATCGAGACGCACCAACACTCATTCACTATCCATTTCACATACAGCCAATCAACTCAAACATGCAATAATTAA